Part of the Pseudobdellovibrionaceae bacterium genome is shown below.
CGGCTACATCGTAAAACCTTTCAATTTAGAGACCCTCACGCAACGACTCAAAGAAGCCTGGAAAAAGCACGGACATGCGGGAAGCTGACCTAAGTCGAGTTAATTCTTAACAGCAAATTGCCGATACATTTAATGCAATGAAAAAGTCCGAAATCAACATTTTAGTTGTCGATGATGACTCATCGATATTAGAAGCATTAGTGCAGGCGGTGACTCGTTCTGGGTTTACAGCGTTGCCTGCCAGTAACGGAAAAGAAGCCATTCAAATAGCGAAGTTGAAACCTGTTCACTCCGCCATTGTGGACTGTATGTTGCCCGGCACGCCGGGAGTTGATTTAGTTCGGCAGCTCAAAAACACGTTGCCCAATCAGGATTCGTGTTTGTTTATTTTGATGAGCGGAATTTTTCGCGACAGATCATTTCCAGCCGAGGCCATGGGCAAGACCGGGGCGAAAGAATTCTTTTTAAAGCCCTTTGATAATCGAGAAATCCTAAAGGTTTTGGAACAAGAATTAGCACACCATGTGGATGTGCCGAAGGTGGACTTGCATTCGCTCCTGTCGCAGCCATTTGCTTCGCAGCGAGAGCGACGTAAAGCTCTGGATCATGTGGAAGACATGTATGGATACGATCTTCCCTTCATGCTTTGCATATTGATGGATGCCGGTAGCTCAGGGCACCTAAATATCGTCAATGAAAACCATGAGATTTACGGGATCACCGTGGCCGAAGGACAAATAGCCAAGGTCGATACGGAAAAGTCGAAAGACCGACTTCAGGAGTTACTAGAGAAAAAAGGTTTTGTTTCAGCGAAAGAAATTTCTGAACTCGAAGTACAAAACAAAAAAGGTGACCTAATAAAAAATCTGATCCATGAGGGTCTATTGAGCCCCCACGCGATGACTGAAGTGCTTCCCGAACAGATCTTAATGGAATTACGACATTTAGTTACGGCAAGCAAGGTTCAAGTGAATTTTTCGCCAGATAGAAAACTGAAGGGGCAGGGCGGGTGTATAGATCTTGTGGCATTCACTTCTGAGCTTGAGAGAATGATCGAAAAGCAGATCCCCGTGGATTGGTTAGTAGATTTTTATTCTGCGTGGATGGATCACCCTATTGTACTTGGGCCCAATTATGATGACCATAGCTCAGTTCTAAAAATGCACCTGGTTCGCAGCGCGGGCGCGGAATTTATCGAGTGTGTGCGCGGCGGTTGCACCTTAAAAGAAATTAACGACAGGTTTGATGCAACTAAAATGCAAAGCATCTACCGGGGACTTCACCTATTGGCATTGCGGCGCTTGGTGGTGTTTGCGGAGTCGAAGAAATCCAGTGATTTCACCGAGAAGAATTCGAGAATTGAGGAGTTTTTGAAGCAATTCAAAACTAAAAATGCGGTCCAGATTTTTCAGTTTCTCGGAGCCTCAGACAGAATGACCGCCGACGAAGTGAGTCGGATATATAAAGAAATCGCCAAAGAGTACCACCCCGATCGATTGCCAGTATCTGCACCTGAGGCTTTGAAAAAGAAAGCCCATGACTTATTTGCTATAATATCAAGTGCACAAGATGTTTTAGTACATCAAGATAAGAGAGCAAAGTTTTTTGAAGAGCTGAAGCAAGAAGAGGCTAAAAAGCAAATGTTGTCGGAAGATTTACTAGGGCATGCCAAAAATAATTTGGTTTTAGGTAAGTACAAAGAAGCCCAAGAGCAACTGGAAGAGGCCGAGAATTTATTTTCGTCTTCAGCCAACCAAATGCACCTAATCTGGGTGAAACTGAAGCGGGCCACCGGAGAAGTTCCACTGGAAGTTTTAGCCGAAATGCAGGAGCAACTAAGGCGTACCGACCCAGACTTAAAAACTAAAGCCACTTTTCATTTTGTGAGCGGATTAGTTCATTTAGCAATGAGAGACGTGGCCACTGCAGCCAAAGACTTTCAAAAAGCCAATCAGATTGACAACAGGTTTATGCCGGCCCGACGAGAGCTGGCCAGCTTAAAATCCGTAAGTGGCAAAAAAGTGTCCACGAAAGACCTCCTCACGGGTGATTTATCATCAGTTGTGGGTAGCTTTTTTAAGAAGAAACGGTAGTTCCCTTAATGGTCTGTTGGGTGGTGGTCTACACCTGCTTCGTTAGATTTTCCGTCTAATAGTTTTCTGATGTTCTGCTGAAGAATTGCTTCTAGTACCATAAGTTCATTTTCAGTAGGTAGATTTTGAAGGAGAAGCCGCTTTAACGTGATGTAGGCGCTGGCTTTTCTTGCTTCAATGTCAAAGCCCATAGCTTCGAGCCATTGCCGAATGGATTGGTCTGGAAAGACCATTTGTTTTTCTGAAACTCTCGTGTCGAGCTCTTGAGATTGCCAAGTTTTAGTGTCGTCAGAATCCCCCATCAGTTCTTCGGCCGTGATAAAAATGGCCAACAATACAGCTTGTGATAAATTTAAACTGGCAAATTTACCGTACGTGGGTAAAGAGCT
Proteins encoded:
- a CDS encoding response regulator; translated protein: MKKSEINILVVDDDSSILEALVQAVTRSGFTALPASNGKEAIQIAKLKPVHSAIVDCMLPGTPGVDLVRQLKNTLPNQDSCLFILMSGIFRDRSFPAEAMGKTGAKEFFLKPFDNREILKVLEQELAHHVDVPKVDLHSLLSQPFASQRERRKALDHVEDMYGYDLPFMLCILMDAGSSGHLNIVNENHEIYGITVAEGQIAKVDTEKSKDRLQELLEKKGFVSAKEISELEVQNKKGDLIKNLIHEGLLSPHAMTEVLPEQILMELRHLVTASKVQVNFSPDRKLKGQGGCIDLVAFTSELERMIEKQIPVDWLVDFYSAWMDHPIVLGPNYDDHSSVLKMHLVRSAGAEFIECVRGGCTLKEINDRFDATKMQSIYRGLHLLALRRLVVFAESKKSSDFTEKNSRIEEFLKQFKTKNAVQIFQFLGASDRMTADEVSRIYKEIAKEYHPDRLPVSAPEALKKKAHDLFAIISSAQDVLVHQDKRAKFFEELKQEEAKKQMLSEDLLGHAKNNLVLGKYKEAQEQLEEAENLFSSSANQMHLIWVKLKRATGEVPLEVLAEMQEQLRRTDPDLKTKATFHFVSGLVHLAMRDVATAAKDFQKANQIDNRFMPARRELASLKSVSGKKVSTKDLLTGDLSSVVGSFFKKKR